The Vespa velutina chromosome 2, iVesVel2.1, whole genome shotgun sequence sequence TCGGACATGTAAGTAGTACCTATGTCTAACTTACAATGGCTATGATTGTCTCGCGATCTACTAGGCGTGAAACTATAatggttttctttttgactACTATTCGTAGAGGGTTGATCTAACTCCAAAGAtcttttttccaatatttctGTAATTCCCTTATTATCTGCCTCTAGTTCCATTTTAAATTTGTGCAATTCTTGATCTAACCTTCTTAAATATCTGTCTACTAAGTCATACATTTGATTGGCTAAATGTACTTTTTCATCCGCATCTTCtaaagttttataatattctcttcTAATAGCTTCGTATTCCGCTTCTTTTTCGTTAGGCTTCATTTTTTTGGCATTTGAAAAGAATGtcttaacttttttctctAAACTATCCATAGAATCtgtaaatgatgaaaaatggTATAAAGCAGCCTTAGTCTAAGAGCATAcgttaagatttttttctatacatacaaatttatataaacaggCATGAGAGCATCGTATAGAATACATACTTTGTACACCTAAATCCATTTCTCTCATTTCAGTGAACCGGTCCCTTAATTCTTGTGGGAGATGCTCAATCActgaaaaaatgaatgaataaggTCAACATAACCAAACAAAATAACATTGCAATTGTCACGTTTTAAAAACGACGATAAATGGATAAttgtataatagataataagaCATGATTGCAGATTTGTCAGAAatgttcataatattattagaatgtttgaaaaagcttttaaAAGGAATAACTATTATACTAATCGTTTGACAAATATCTCCTTAACctaaaaattgttaaacatTCTGCAAGAAACATTGTCATTTCACGTTGAAAGTTCATAACTTGAAAAGTTAAACTATCATTCGTGATTGTTTCGTTGAAAGTTACaacatcaaaataaaaatctatttatgaaataaattttcaatgtttccAATGAGAGGGTGTATTCGGAAAGGTTAGTAACTTTTCTCATGAAGCTGGCTAAAGCAGAGCACGCCTTGTTTTTACGTACTTTCGACATAATCTTCCAAGTAAAGCATCCTCTCGTACCGGCGTTACGCTGTCCGCTGTCCGatttatagtaattaataatttacaataggAGAGTGCTCGCCGCCGTAGAGGAATTAACGAAAATTGTAGCACTCGATCGGAAGCGTGTTTACGGCGGTCAGAAGCCTCGGTATACCCGCATATTCTTTTAACGATCAAAAGCGGTACGAATTTTCGAACTGATACAAATCTGACGTCctacgaaaaaaatatcatacggTCGGAAAATAAGGGAATCAATTATCGGTGCATCCTAATCGGTCCAgcataatttcaaattaatactGGCCAGTTCTCTGTTCCGGTATTGTCCGCCATCTTATGTGTCTTCTCAGGTCCGTATATAGACAAATTCGTTTGGTGATCGGAGCACCCTCATTCActtggaataaaatttttctttgaatttttttacaaaataatatgatcATAATTGTCCTTAACATtgcatgaaatatttaatcttttttatttaacattgttgaattaaataagacaaataatatatagataaaaaagagaagaaaaaaaaaaaagaatactccTACGACATATTCAAGTGAATTACGTGGacgtttcatttgattttatttcggCGAACAAACATGTCCATTGgctaatgataaaaacgtccaataattttattccattaatCAATATGGTAGTGTAGAAATCctacattaaaatttcaaatcaaaCGTAATCGTAATCACGTTTTGACAGATTACTTTTAAAATCGATCATATTGATAAAATGATCCGACGAAATCCAACAAAAATTGAATTGCGATTGGACGATCTGCAAGAGTATGAAGTTATGAAGAAGGCACACGAAGCAAAGAAGGAAGCTGAGAGACAACAAAACTTTAATCCTCCTTCCTGGAGTGGGAAAGTTCCACAAACTGAAATTCACGAACGTATTGGATACATGCCACAACAAAATCAACAACCTAGACACTCGAGGCCTaacatatgaataatataaacattttagtttatttattcttaaaaaaaaacaaaataataaataaataaatataactatatatatagatataaaagacAAATGAAGGatgtaataaattcaatagaaaaatttcattgtcgacacaatttcttttgtaatatttactgACAATGAAACTTCTTACTAAAATATACATGGcagcataattttttttttttgtatgttttttttcttcatatgtTTTCTATTCGATAATCTAAACATCAGTCAACTTCTTCTCGTAcgacattaaaattaatttagcTTGGTTTAGTTTACTTTAGCTGTCTTCTTCTATGATGTGGTTTTTCTCATTtgaaatacattaataaagtAACAATTGAGCCATTCACAAACCAAAGCGACCAATCCcatttttagaattttcttatatttgacTACCAAAGCCATTGATTGATATGTgctgtttttcatttttatatataaaataataaatttccttgATGATAATGATCAGTGCCACTAAATAACACAAGTTTTTTCATTAACAACagttcattaataaataattaactatcacttcattatcaattattatttaattaaaaattgactTATTCCTCTTTACTAATtgacattaattttatcatacatctgtaaaatacaattaaattaataattatgaaatatttttaaattaataataattttatgttatatttgaatatatattttatatgaaattttaaaaaacaatatatacatatacatatacaatatacatatacaatatacatatatatatatatattttttttactttttgtttcatGGAATTAAACACTTTGGCGAATGAATGGctcaaaagataaatattattacctgAGATATTAAACCCaaggaaaaaatatgttaCATTATTGATAATCGTCTAAAGATTATGATCGAGCGCTTATTTATTGCTAActaaactttttaattttttgtttgtttctctctttctctctctctctctctctctctctctgtctccttttAAGCattaatagtatataaaagagaaaaacaatattttcctATAGCAGAAAGCACCAGTTTACATATTGTCAACGTTTATTGCTTGATCCGTCCTACAAGACGATTGCTTTTTAAcgagaatatttatatgtaatatctgAAAACACGTCGAAGAAACATTTCACATGTAAATCAATCTATGCGATGCgtgtatataaacgtatagacgattagaaaaaaagtaaataaataaaaaaaaaaaaaaaaagaaaaaagaaaaaaaggagttTCGATGTACAACAAATAGCACCGTTATATCTAAAAgtaacatcatcatcatcatcatcaatcataatcatcattatcaatcataatcataatcatcacTACCACCGTTTTCAATTCAATgtgaatttcaaaatttcaaatcaTGTGACCAAACGTAATCCTAACGAGTTTCTAATAAGAAACTCAAACGATGGTACATACATAATTGTTATTCATCTCTGGAGCAAACCTTTGAACTTATTACAATCCCTTGttgaaatataaatgcatTGGTATATCCTTTCCTTCGCAATTCTTCAATAAAAGTTCATAACTTTCAGGCTCCCATCGTTGCAAAGTACTGACTGCGATTGAACtgagaaaaaacaatatattgaTACGAAAACACATCAACGATGATACTTCTTTGTTTTATAACAAtcgaggatttttttttcttttttttttccgcttGTCTTTTATTATCTAAGTAAACTTACCAGTTTTGTGGAAACAACGCACAAGCAGTCGGTACCATGAACGTCAAGCTAAAAAAATTGTCAGTGATCGTACAAATATCTTCTTCATTTCGTAGGATTATCAATGAAGTTAcaatgaaatgtaaaaaggTAACCACTTACAAGCATCCAACCATCATAACTTGTATTGGTGCatgaaagattttaattctttGCATCCATTCGTATTTCTCTAACCTTTCCATTATAGGTGGGAGAATCACTGAAATGATAAatcttctattatattttatatatatatatatatataacgtaagttataaacatttttttatttataatagattttaagaagatttaaaattgttacaacatttcattataaaaattattaaaaataatttccattcAAATTAATGCATGCCTTTCATCGACGTCACTAGGATTGTCGATGTGACGGCATGTTgcttgatttaaataaaaaatgtttataacttGGAAAAGTTTTCAGTTCCAtgtttatataacttttttccattcttacAGTGAATAGAATATGTTCTATCTTAAAGTTTGGATTGTAAAGATGTATTTTTGAAATACCCTCTATATATGAGTTGTTCATTTGTCAAACTGATTAAATcaactaaacaaaaaatagagacAATCGATAAAGTTATATGCattgtacattatttattatttaacgacaacaaaacatttttattatttagtcgtgttaaatttaattattatgagaatttattttaaatataaaaaattatgcatTAATCAGATGCTTTGACATTTAAAATtcagaaaaattctaaatataaaattaatcactTTGGTTTGTGAAtggttcatatatatatatatatatattttatatattttatatatatatatatataaaatgtatatgttattcatgtaatgatttttttcttcatagtCATACTTACACATGCCAGGTGCACACATAATGATTCTCGAGATAACGACTTGACTGATGCCTTTCACAGCAGCTATCTTcgagattaattaaatttagattagaaatatccattttattcttcatataagaaaaattaaaagaaaggtatataaatatttcttactttcGATTTACTAAGCTTTTGGCCATTCTCGTCGGTAACTTCGATTCCATTTAGTATCTCATTTTGTCTCATTAATGGTATATTTGCACAATTAGCAGCAGCTACCGCAGCGAACGGCACATACCTCTGTGATGATTAACGAATTATTGAtcgatatcattaaatataatgtgTTGGTAATAGATAATGATTAATTCGATTAACTAACTGCCATCAAAGGATTTGCCCTTTTCTCCCAGAAAGATTTACATCCTATCGCTGTTATCATTGCTGCTGCTGTAGCACTAACATAAGCTGCACCCAATTGATTTGTGGTCACTGGACTATTTGCATTTCTATTGGTATAGTTGACGAGCGCGTTAAATGACTGATTGACCCATTGCCAAAAAACTACTGCTGTGGTTGttctgtaataataatgatttaattgttttaataattatttgaatatattgagaaaaatatattgaaaaaaaaaaaaaaaagaagaagaagaaaagaaacaaacaattctgtaataatacttatattttgttttatatctatatgaaTGGTTATTTTTGAAAGTGAaagtgataaatttatttttatttaattttaatattataaataaaaaaaagcaaaaaagaataatttctatcatttatccatttagaataattgtataataatattcgtttcgtttcatagacgagttgttattttttcaaattatatcaatcttgtatcatttatatttaatattataaaatgataaaatgataactcgcaatatatttttcataatcgtatttacgctatttttttttcttttttggatgGACTGAGGGtggaataattttctattcaatcttttgatttaatttaatgtaatataaaaaaaaatttgaaaggataattaaattttcttcaagaTTGTTGATTATAGCACTATCAAAAAATGTCATtactaaataaaatcaaaaatatacgtatataagtgTTCAATGCCAAATACGTTTCCGACATAAACgaacaagtaaaaaaatttgaaataatatagaacAAATGTGTCAGTGATAAAGTGTCAATGTTATTTACTTGTAGAATTGAAGCATGGCACCGGTCACAGCCATACCACCTGGCACCTGAAAGGACATTCTACCAAAGACATTTTGTAGATCGCCAGTGTCCGGATGAAAGGCCGACTCGTAGAGCTTCTTAGCATAGATGATTTCTTTTCTGGTGGTACCAGCTGGCTCATTTCCAAGTCTGCAAAACAATCGTACGATGATGACAATCCGATGATCcttcgaaaatatttgaacaatttcgaggggaagaaaaaaaaaaaaagagagagaacaagaaaaaaaagaaggaaagaaaaggttaGAGACTACAAATTAATCTCGTGATTCGTATTCATTGtatgttgttgtttttttctttttttcttttttaatttatttgtttatttttttcttttttttttttttttttttttcctccaaagAATCCTCGACTTATCTTCATTGagtattttgaaaatgaaaagaagattaGATTACTATATCTTCTTACTCGTTCAAAgagattaaacaaaaaaaaaaaggtacttATTAACGAAAacacatgtttttttttaacaatggCCTTGAAGACAAATGTccttctcatttatttttatattagtttTAAAAATGCAAAGTTACGTCAAGCATAGCATAATAAACGTTGTACatgcatttacatatatatatatatatatatatatataggtcgatctttataattataaacagaagataaaaattgatcTTGGAGTAAAAGATAGATGATTTTTCTCAAAGAATTATGTTACGAGATTTTTCGAGATAATCGCATTAAAGCGTACGAATAAAGAgtctacacacacatacacacacacacatatacgcacgCGCGCGGGCAGGCGCTCACATGTGtcatgtatatctatgtatgtatgtatgcatatatctatgtaatatatataaattatagtattactatattattgtaatagaCTACTAtagtacaataatattatactatatagtaCTCTATTAAAGTAGTCtagtaatattacatatatatatatatatatatatatatatatatatatatatatatgtgtgtataatattacatattacagtatatttatatgtatatatttatatatttattcatttgtttaagacatgtatctatatatacatacataaaacaGATATAGATGTTCATACATTTCTAAAAAACttcaatcgatattattatttattaaaacataaaagaaatcgttcgaattttaaatgaacatATCTCCCACTTGCCTGTAATCTTCGCATAATTTCTTAGCGGCAATCAATTCTTGTTCAGGAAGGATGCAAGTTCGAAAATCCGTAACCCAGGCAAAATGTTTCCATCTACCTGCGAAGGTACTCAGATCCCAAAGTGGCTTATCCAAAGCCAATCTCTCGTTCGTCATTAtgctctttctcgttcttttttttttttttttttttttttttttttttttttttttttttttatatctgaaAAATTCACATAAAAAACGAACCTACTTTCAGCCGGAGTCTAAAttcctttaattattttaataacagaaatgaaaacaaaatgatcgagtattgaaataatttaaatggatATTTCGTAACAATATGAACATATGTACAAACacatatttaatcattttcgaacgaacgttaatttgatattattgaaGATACGactgattcaaaaaaaaaaaaaaaaaaaagagagagagagagacagtagGCACCGAGAAAATATCACTtgattaacataattaaaatattcgataaaattctaAACGAATCGGATATGGTGTCACAATCATATTTCAACGAAATATAAATCCATGTTTTCGAGAgatcattttaaagaaaaacatcaAATGTTATCGTTAGATATTTAAATGCAAGGTCAGAAGATATTGAGAAATAATGTGCATTAgtattatatcaaattgaaTGATAGGTATAActataaaattctaaatataaagaaaatgaaaagaaaaataaaataaaataaaataaaataaataaataaaaaaaaaaaaaaaaagaacttaacGAAACCCAGgctaatttaaattttatgtacacgcgctctctttctcatacacacgtatatattaccatacatacacacacacacacacacacacacacacacacacacacacacacacacatacatacatacatatatattcataaaattatataaataacaggtaatcaaaaaagaatttcgatcgattgttTATCAATCGATTAAAGCACGTGAATCATTCGGTATTGCTCGAGTAGGTTCGGTGTCCGATCGTGCATGATCGTGTCACGAGACAGCCGGGCCCTAACTTCGATCGGCCGAATCCTGGCATTTTTCCCATACGAAATTATTGGCAATAAGCaataatagatatatgcaCAGTGCTACGTTTACAAAATTTCTATTGATACAATCGCATGATATCACGTATAATACACGccgttgaaatattttttttataaaagtccACTCCCTAAtacaacgatgacgacaacaatgacgaagaagaagaggaagagacgaGAACGTGAGGACAACGAAATAATAGCctcgaaaaatatcgatcataTCGTATTCTATTTTacatgaaagagaaaacagataTGTCATGATAAATACGAGCTCACATTTAacattagatttttattaacgttaaacgaatgttattatccttgtctctttcattcttttttttttttttttttttttttgttctttttttttttgaattatacaAGGAGGTAAACGACACAGTGATCATCGGTCTTCAATGATATCTTTCCAAACCGTGAAAACGATTGGTGGATCTTACGCGAAAATGTATTAATGGTCACTGTTAAATTGTTCACACACAAGACTACTCGTATATTATGCAATAAGTCAGAGATTATATAAAACGGATgagtatattaaattttttttcttttatctctacACGAGTGAGCTTACCCGTTGAACGCGTACCACCTCCCTGGAGCTTCTGTGGCTCCTGCTGTCTAACGTCAACGCGAGAGCGCGCTCAACTGGCGTCACCCCAATAATGCCCTCGCTACTTGATACGTACCTGACACCACCaccatctttcttctttataccCCACCCTTTctatcgtcttcttcttcttcttcttctatcgtaGTTCTAACATAACTGGTCGTTATTACGATCaagaaattattcgattttttgtttaatttatttattttttttctttttttttttttttgtcctttttgaAAGTTACGAGTCGTGCGAATagatcgtaattatagttctTACCGCGTTACGTAATATTCATAGAGATAACAGTTTCcagataagaaattatatctgCTTTAaccattaattaataatacatatttggAATTTATCATGTAACGTTGATCCATCGATGTAGATAAAACTTAATTATTCATTGtcaagataaaatttaataataattttcgaaacttttcaatatttttgaaaataaggtttacatagatatatacctaTTTGGATTGAtctgaaaagagagagagagagagagagagagagagagagagagagagagagagagagagacaatattttttattaaaaattatatatgtcatatatataaacccatttattattgtctaacccaatattatattattgttattataatagtattgtttattttattgttgttatattattgtttgatttagatataaaatatattgcttATTGAccaatttaataaatacataccataaatatatacaatatgcatatataaatatataatatacacatacattcgtgtacatatatatgtacatacataacatacatgcacatctatatatatatatatatatatatatatatatatatatatatatatattcacaaaaTTCTTCGAACAAGGCTAAGTTATTGTTGGCATAGACATTCTCGTTATAaccttttgtttttgtaattCAAATATGGCAAGATCAgaatgacaaataaaaatattgaaatttttatatttaaaaattaattatcatccatatatgacatatatatgcgtgtatatatatgtatgaacatttattaacatatatttaaatattcgtacagtataaatgtatatatgttatctGTGTActtttcgtgttttttttttttttttactttattgtaATACTTAACTCCACCATTgcattttatgtatgtatggatagGATGGATGCATGGATAAGTATGTGTGCCTAATCGAAACTCCTATTCTTGTTGTACTCTAGGGTGCCGAAAACGCTCGATATGAACGCGCATTTCTCGGAGTTGCGCAATGTTATTGACACTATCGTAGTAGAGGATCCATTTGTGTAACGCATTTATCCAAGTGTTCCATATGCATCGACTTGCAAAATTACTATCATTCGCGAAAATCcagaagagagaaggggatgggtagagagagagagagagagagataggaaaatCTTggtgaatatttaatatgaacttgaaattatttgataattatcttcataataattaatttaatcctttataacgaaatattttattattgtatctaCAATATAATTGATACATGCAACGTATGGATGAAAGTTAcaataatatgattttataatataaaattatactttttttctctcttatattatagttatatatacatatatatattattttatttatttatttattttcttttattaattctttttattacttttatttattattatttaattatagagtaattatataatatttgtatattataaatataattataattatgtcaTATCaacacaaataatattttataattttcttatattataattacactataataatataatattagaagtaaaaatattaaaaatcgcagatacgaattaataattaatttttcgcgCCAACAAAGTcatatcaaaaatttataaaatacgttGTATGACTTAAATGTTAAACAACGTGATcatggttttttcttttttttttatggaaaattaaaatatacgtatCTCTTTGAAcgtcttatatattttcattattattattacatttttttcttttttacttttttttttttaatatatatatatatatatatatatatatatatatatatatatatatatgtatacattataacagaaaattttaatgaaactaCATATAGGAAAACATTTAGAAGAGAGGCGTACACgtctcgaaaaagaagaatatgaaaAGTACGCACGAATTTCATCGACGTACCACCGCATTCTCATACATTAAAGGTCGTTCCTTTGTTTTCAACTCGTACCTACACTCGTTCGCTTTTGTTTGAAATCTTTTTAGGTGCACCGCAAAACATACGGTGGTGTGTCCCGTGTATGATGTCACCGTGGcatttacgaatatatatatatatatatatatatatatatgtgtgtaggatgtgtatatatatatatatatatcgtgttcTTTCCCGCGTGCACGTAAAAGTAGAACTCGACCTCCTTTACGTGTCTCTCCTcggcacacacacacacacacacacatatatatatatacacatacacacacgtttCATCACTATCTCCAAAAAGTAGTATTAATTTCTCTAACTTTTGGTagataacttttttatttttctgtttatttttcgttttttttttttttctttttttcgttttcgaaaGGATTGTTGAATTATGAGTGTAAGCGATATAGTGGCCAAGCCACGAACGTAGTTAAAACACGAGAGGAtttaaacgatgaaaattcgaaaatgCGTAACGtacaaagttatatatatatatatatatatatatagagagagagagagagagagagagagagaaagagaaacgatcgatcgattaactCGTTACCATGTTAAGTTCTATTGGATTggccaataaataatatgccGGTATTTgtagtatttatttatcaataaaataacaataataattaaaataaaaaataatacttataatgaCGATACCATAGTATTAAATTGATcggtattaaataattaaaaatttttttttttcttttttttttttttttttttcatagaaagaactgtcttatttatttacgtatgaAAAACGTTGTAAATTCGAACAGTATACCGTATGAACAATTTTAATGTATCGATATGTTCATTACTATgtgatcaattttaatttatcggtATGTTCGTTACTATagatctatatatttctttcatcaaTTAGCATTATTTTTGAAGGTTAGGATCGTTAGTGTCTGGTTGGTTCCTGATAGACGACCCTGACGTTAGAGAACAAATCTTACAATCAGAATTCTTTTCTGTATAGGGAGCAGGGTCTCGTTCTTTTAGATTGTCccc is a genomic window containing:
- the LOC124947099 gene encoding sideroflexin-2, whose product is MTNERLALDKPLWDLSTFAGRWKHFAWVTDFRTCILPEQELIAAKKLCEDYRLGNEPAGTTRKEIIYAKKLYESAFHPDTGDLQNVFGRMSFQVPGGMAVTGAMLQFYKTTTAVVFWQWVNQSFNALVNYTNRNANSPVTTNQLGAAYVSATAAAMITAIGCKSFWEKRANPLMARYVPFAAVAAANCANIPLMRQNEILNGIEVTDENGQKLSKSKIAAVKGISQVVISRIIMCAPGMLILPPIMERLEKYEWMQRIKIFHAPIQVMMVGCFLTFMVPTACALFPQNCSIAVSTLQRWEPESYELLLKNCEGKDIPMHLYFNKGL